One window of the Labilibaculum sp. genome contains the following:
- a CDS encoding TonB-dependent receptor, with product MERTMYLFIQNLSLFNMLRIKLQKYFLLLVVFVFSSTHVFSQNLREIRGTIVCEQEPIAGATIMVKGNLNYATISDFNGCFVLKIPQETPVIVVSFIGMERQEVNVAGKAEFNLILVPEVSVLSEIMVVGYGKQKKESVVGSISQTKGETLERTGGVTSVGAALTGNLPGVITVSSSGTPGEEDPTIYIRGQSTWNESSPLILVDGIERQMSSVDISSVESISVLKDASATAVFGVKGANGVILITTKRGKEGKAEIRVNLSATVKIPSKLPEKYDSYDALKLRNEIIEREVALYPDSWADYTPQSILNKYRNQSDQTERERYVNVDWEDELVKDFAMSYKANVSASGGTKTVKYFTSVDYLSEGDILKHFDNNKSYSPGYGFDRINVRSNLDFDLTNTTVFSANLAGSYAVKQDVYGQDDWEFRIWEAIYTSAPDSYLPHYPDGSWGYYQPEPLEAFNSAAILANNGVRKKTTATITTDFTLKQDLSMLLKGLSAKGTLSFDNKFKTVGGVNDGGGVQSKWVDASTGEVYYSNYFGTNQFNWVPSRWSTAADDVYKNRWGGSDDYRKLFYQLQMDYAKKFGKHDVTMMGLFSRDKYATGSEFEHFREDWVFRATYNYASKYFVELNGAYNGSEKFGPDYRFAFFPSGAVGWMLSEENFMKGVGFLDMLKLRASYGEVGSDNTWVRFLYDTQWAYGGDANLGNSPGSTSQYTWWKEDRIGNPDMHWEKVAKTNIGADFAFFNGLVAGSVDVFKDHRTDVLLDGGNRAVPSYFGGTPSYGNLGEVDVKGYEIEVRLNKVLKNGMRVWGNFSMSHAKDKVIFADDELLLDDYQRTAGKQIGQTRSIINDGYYNTWDEVYGSTVENAYDAEKLPGNYQLVDYNSDGIIDDFDRVPYGYPDRPQNTYSGTVGLEWKGFSIMAQFYGVNNTNRSVYFNNFGGRTNKAYELGSWWTSENTNADFAMPRWSSHVYSRGTTDIYDGSYIRLKNVEVAYEFNKTVTSKLGIGSLRVFINGNNLWMWTNMPDDREGRNNSNSAYPTMKRINLGLNITL from the coding sequence ATGGAACGTACAATGTATTTATTTATTCAAAACTTATCCTTATTTAATATGTTAAGGATTAAACTACAAAAGTATTTTTTGCTTCTAGTTGTATTTGTTTTTAGTTCTACTCATGTGTTCTCACAAAATTTAAGAGAAATTAGGGGGACAATAGTATGTGAGCAAGAACCAATTGCTGGGGCAACAATCATGGTAAAAGGAAATTTAAACTATGCAACTATTTCAGATTTTAATGGTTGTTTTGTATTAAAAATACCGCAGGAAACACCAGTTATCGTTGTTTCGTTTATTGGAATGGAAAGACAGGAAGTCAATGTTGCCGGAAAGGCAGAATTTAATTTGATTTTGGTACCTGAAGTGAGTGTATTATCGGAAATAATGGTTGTTGGCTACGGTAAACAAAAGAAAGAAAGTGTTGTAGGATCTATATCTCAGACAAAAGGTGAAACACTGGAAAGAACAGGTGGAGTAACTAGTGTTGGGGCTGCATTAACCGGTAATTTACCCGGTGTAATTACGGTTTCCTCCAGTGGAACTCCCGGAGAAGAAGATCCTACTATATATATTCGGGGTCAAAGTACCTGGAATGAAAGTAGTCCTCTAATTTTAGTAGATGGTATTGAGCGGCAAATGAGTAGTGTCGATATTTCATCTGTTGAAAGTATTTCGGTACTGAAAGATGCTTCTGCCACTGCTGTATTTGGTGTAAAGGGTGCTAATGGTGTTATTTTAATTACTACTAAACGCGGAAAGGAAGGAAAAGCAGAAATTCGTGTTAATCTTAGTGCCACTGTAAAAATACCTTCTAAATTGCCTGAGAAATACGATTCGTATGATGCCTTAAAGCTTCGAAACGAGATTATTGAACGGGAGGTAGCATTATATCCAGATTCATGGGCTGATTATACTCCCCAAAGCATACTCAACAAGTATCGTAATCAAAGTGATCAGACAGAACGTGAAAGATATGTTAATGTAGACTGGGAAGATGAATTGGTGAAGGACTTTGCAATGTCATACAAAGCAAATGTAAGTGCTTCCGGTGGTACCAAGACTGTAAAGTATTTTACTTCGGTAGACTATTTGTCGGAAGGAGATATATTGAAGCATTTTGATAATAATAAGAGTTATTCACCAGGTTATGGTTTTGATCGTATTAATGTTCGTAGTAATTTGGATTTTGACCTGACAAATACCACCGTTTTCTCAGCTAATTTGGCCGGTTCTTATGCTGTTAAGCAAGATGTTTATGGGCAAGACGATTGGGAGTTTCGTATTTGGGAGGCTATTTATACTTCAGCTCCTGATAGTTATTTACCTCATTATCCTGATGGTTCATGGGGCTATTATCAACCAGAACCTTTGGAAGCATTTAATTCGGCTGCAATACTAGCCAATAACGGGGTACGCAAAAAAACAACGGCAACCATAACAACGGATTTTACCTTGAAGCAAGATCTAAGTATGTTGTTAAAAGGATTGAGTGCTAAAGGTACTTTGTCTTTTGATAATAAATTTAAAACTGTTGGAGGTGTGAATGATGGTGGAGGAGTTCAATCTAAATGGGTGGATGCCAGCACTGGTGAGGTTTATTATTCAAACTATTTTGGAACCAATCAATTTAATTGGGTGCCTTCAAGATGGAGTACAGCTGCGGATGATGTGTATAAAAATAGATGGGGAGGCAGTGACGATTATCGAAAGTTGTTTTATCAATTACAAATGGATTATGCTAAAAAATTCGGTAAACACGATGTTACAATGATGGGGCTGTTTAGTCGTGATAAATATGCAACAGGAAGTGAATTTGAACATTTCCGTGAAGACTGGGTATTTAGAGCAACTTATAATTATGCATCAAAATATTTTGTTGAATTGAATGGTGCCTATAATGGTTCCGAAAAATTTGGACCCGACTATCGTTTTGCTTTTTTCCCTTCGGGAGCAGTAGGCTGGATGCTTAGTGAAGAGAATTTTATGAAAGGTGTAGGCTTTTTAGATATGTTGAAACTTCGTGCTTCATATGGTGAAGTTGGTAGTGACAATACGTGGGTGCGCTTCTTATACGATACACAATGGGCCTATGGAGGCGATGCTAACCTAGGTAACAGTCCTGGTTCCACGAGTCAATATACTTGGTGGAAAGAGGATAGGATTGGTAATCCTGATATGCATTGGGAAAAAGTAGCTAAAACTAATATCGGTGCTGATTTTGCTTTTTTTAATGGTTTAGTAGCAGGTAGTGTGGATGTGTTTAAAGATCATCGTACTGATGTTTTATTAGATGGTGGAAATAGAGCTGTACCATCGTATTTTGGAGGAACACCATCGTATGGTAATCTGGGTGAAGTTGATGTTAAAGGGTATGAGATTGAAGTGCGCTTAAACAAAGTACTGAAAAATGGTATGCGTGTTTGGGGTAATTTTAGCATGTCTCATGCTAAAGATAAAGTTATTTTTGCTGATGATGAGCTGTTACTTGATGATTATCAGAGGACTGCAGGAAAACAAATTGGACAAACGCGTTCGATAATAAATGATGGTTATTACAATACATGGGATGAAGTGTATGGTAGCACGGTAGAGAATGCCTACGATGCTGAAAAATTACCGGGTAATTATCAATTAGTAGATTATAACAGCGATGGTATAATCGATGATTTTGATCGTGTACCATACGGATATCCTGATCGACCACAAAATACTTACAGTGGTACTGTAGGATTAGAATGGAAAGGTTTTAGTATCATGGCTCAATTTTATGGTGTAAATAACACAAATCGATCAGTGTATTTCAATAATTTCGGGGGTCGTACCAACAAGGCCTATGAATTAGGTAGTTGGTGGACTTCTGAAAATACCAATGCTGATTTTGCTATGCCTAGATGGAGTTCGCATGTTTATTCCAGAGGAACTACTGATATTTATGATGGGTCATATATAAGACTAAAGAATGTTGAGGTAGCTTATGAATTTAATAAAACGGTAACCTCAAAATTAGGAATTGGTTCGTTAAGGGTATTTATAAATGGTAATAACTTGTGGATGTGGACTAATATGCCTGATGATCGAGAGGGGCGAAACAATAGTAATAGTGCATATCCAACAATGAAACGCATCAACTTAGGCCTTAACATAACATTATAA
- a CDS encoding response regulator, whose protein sequence is MRLRKLIFVFFFIYELSFGVFNAVGINEVQFFNLNETYGLSFRETNKACSDDDGFIWISSKMGIVRYSHDDIRTYQLPFETVDILTVSLVYEKAGLYSYTNNGQIFKYNKVKDEFELVINISKQLRNNYISIDEMLVDSFGNLWLASTFGLYFYNKESGLKIVGAVEAVQSLVWYDSKQFLYSVNGTIKFFNTIDFSSEVYYSFAKPTNYAVTCLYYDHGLNRLWIGTMADGLFYLKEENEHFNLLGTDSIPNQPILDIERNSESTLLIGIDGQGLWEISGDNGNVINIFKEDVDNSSSLQGNGVYDIFCDKNKRVWVCTYSGGVSYYDQENSNVTKIIHVANNSNSLANDCVNSVFEDCDGNIWFATNNGISYLNVNSNQWKTYYYNNKEHAQVFLSLCQDEKGRIWAGSYSSGVYIIDPKTGMELAHYSQEETNVEFANNFVFNILKDSAGDIWIGGVRGALICYKSAEDRFVSFKNITVNVMREFNSDKLLIGTTNSLILFDKNSGSTESLVEGYLVYDIFLRDNVAWLCTSGDGIIKYNLLTKEREQISVDSGLTTNFVNSIEYLNGFFWIGTEKGICRLNEKDNTVVTFSSLHNLNNVSYNKNSHFRLSSGKLIWGTNKGALIFDPDQIALQKYNGKIFYQELTVAGRSVRESSDIKLESPLDSLQELFLKHYQNTISLELIPIGVTSSGAKFSWKIEGLDKYWSKPGNNRILSYSNLQSGEYTLRVRMYDSSMTDIIDERFISLKIIPPYWNTWWFKLLVLIVIGGFAVFMFKYYIYRLKKNHSEEKINFFANTAHDIRTSLTLINGPIEELNKEPDLSAKALHYLFLATDQTHRLLKVVTQLMDFQKVDVRKEKPFLVMSDIVKVVENRVMMFESYAKSKNIAIRFESNVSTFVTAFDEVMIEKVVDNLISNSVKYSFENTPILVKLNCTKSKWILEVKDRGLGISKIAQKQLFKEFYRGENAINSKVIGSGIGLLLVKNYVDLHGGKVICSSQENIGSTFQVVLPIIETDKFKENKPIPNKILINPEYIGEDLNKGLLDVIEPSVDTKMKVLIVEDNDYLQEFLKLALTSSFQVFLAADGEQAWKIIIKEFPDLVVSDILMPNMNGYELCRKIKSTYETSHIPIILLTALSDKAQQLKGLGLGADDYITKPFDVTLLQQKIRTIIQNREVARDKALKTINLNDECVQIYDNQLNEQFVKQMVEVVRENISNSNFSKNDFASKMNVSPSLLYKKVKSLTNQSPTDFIKSIRLDYSLTLLQSKKYSITEISELSGFATVGYYSTVFRKYYGKSPSQIF, encoded by the coding sequence ATGAGATTACGAAAATTGATATTTGTATTTTTTTTTATTTATGAATTGAGCTTTGGAGTGTTTAATGCCGTTGGTATAAATGAAGTTCAGTTTTTTAATTTGAATGAAACATATGGTTTATCTTTTCGTGAAACGAATAAGGCTTGTAGTGACGATGATGGTTTTATTTGGATTTCTTCAAAAATGGGAATTGTAAGGTATTCTCATGATGATATCAGAACTTATCAATTGCCTTTTGAAACTGTTGACATTCTAACCGTTAGCCTTGTTTATGAAAAGGCCGGACTGTATTCATATACAAATAATGGACAAATTTTTAAATATAATAAAGTCAAGGACGAATTTGAATTAGTAATTAACATATCAAAACAATTAAGAAATAATTATATCTCAATTGATGAAATGCTGGTTGACAGTTTTGGTAATTTATGGTTAGCATCTACTTTCGGTTTGTATTTTTACAATAAGGAATCTGGTTTGAAAATAGTTGGTGCGGTAGAAGCTGTACAATCCTTAGTATGGTATGATTCAAAACAATTTTTATATTCGGTAAATGGGACAATAAAGTTTTTTAATACAATTGATTTCAGCTCTGAAGTATATTATTCTTTCGCGAAACCGACAAATTATGCTGTTACTTGTTTGTATTACGATCATGGTTTAAATAGGCTGTGGATCGGCACTATGGCAGATGGATTGTTTTATCTAAAAGAAGAAAATGAACATTTCAATTTGTTGGGTACAGATAGCATCCCAAATCAGCCAATACTTGATATTGAACGTAATTCTGAATCAACTTTGTTAATTGGAATAGATGGACAAGGTTTATGGGAAATTAGCGGAGATAATGGCAATGTAATAAACATTTTTAAGGAAGATGTTGACAATTCTAGTTCATTACAAGGTAATGGAGTTTATGATATTTTTTGTGATAAGAATAAACGGGTTTGGGTATGTACTTATAGTGGTGGAGTGTCTTATTATGACCAGGAAAATTCAAACGTTACAAAAATAATTCATGTAGCCAATAATTCAAATTCTCTTGCTAACGATTGTGTTAATAGTGTTTTTGAAGATTGTGATGGAAATATTTGGTTTGCCACTAATAATGGAATCAGTTATTTGAATGTAAATAGTAATCAATGGAAAACGTACTATTATAATAATAAGGAACATGCTCAGGTATTTCTTTCCTTATGTCAAGATGAGAAAGGGCGGATATGGGCTGGATCATATTCTTCAGGCGTATATATAATTGATCCAAAAACAGGAATGGAATTAGCACATTATTCGCAGGAAGAAACAAATGTGGAATTTGCAAATAATTTTGTATTTAATATTTTAAAAGATAGTGCAGGGGATATTTGGATAGGAGGAGTACGGGGTGCCTTAATATGTTATAAATCAGCTGAAGACCGATTTGTTTCATTTAAGAATATTACAGTTAATGTAATGCGGGAATTTAATTCCGATAAATTATTGATAGGTACAACCAATAGTTTGATTTTGTTTGATAAGAATAGTGGAAGTACAGAGAGTCTTGTGGAGGGGTATCTGGTTTATGATATTTTTTTAAGGGATAACGTTGCTTGGCTTTGCACTAGTGGCGATGGGATCATTAAATACAATCTTTTAACAAAAGAGAGGGAGCAAATTTCTGTCGATTCTGGTTTGACAACAAATTTTGTAAATAGTATTGAATATTTAAATGGATTTTTTTGGATAGGAACAGAAAAAGGAATTTGCAGGTTGAATGAAAAAGATAATACGGTTGTAACTTTTAGTTCTCTGCACAATTTAAATAATGTGTCTTATAATAAAAATTCACATTTCAGACTTAGTTCTGGAAAGCTAATATGGGGAACTAATAAAGGAGCCTTAATTTTTGATCCGGATCAAATAGCATTGCAAAAATATAATGGGAAGATATTTTATCAGGAGCTTACCGTTGCTGGCCGTTCAGTTCGGGAATCATCTGACATTAAATTGGAATCTCCTTTAGATAGTCTGCAGGAACTGTTTCTTAAACATTATCAGAATACAATTAGTTTGGAATTGATTCCAATCGGAGTTACATCATCCGGTGCAAAATTTTCGTGGAAGATTGAAGGTTTAGATAAATACTGGAGCAAGCCTGGCAATAATCGTATTTTATCCTACTCTAATCTTCAGAGTGGGGAGTATACTCTTCGGGTTAGGATGTATGACAGTTCTATGACTGATATTATTGATGAGCGGTTTATTAGCTTAAAAATTATTCCGCCGTACTGGAATACATGGTGGTTTAAATTGCTGGTTTTAATTGTTATTGGGGGTTTTGCAGTTTTTATGTTTAAATATTACATTTATCGTTTGAAAAAGAATCACTCAGAAGAGAAAATTAATTTTTTTGCCAATACCGCTCATGATATAAGAACCTCATTAACCTTGATTAATGGACCTATTGAAGAATTGAACAAAGAACCTGACTTATCAGCTAAAGCATTACATTATCTTTTTCTGGCAACAGACCAAACGCATCGCTTGCTAAAAGTAGTTACTCAATTAATGGATTTTCAGAAAGTTGATGTGAGGAAAGAAAAGCCTTTTTTAGTAATGTCTGATATTGTGAAAGTAGTTGAGAATAGGGTGATGATGTTTGAATCTTATGCCAAATCAAAAAATATTGCAATAAGATTTGAATCAAATGTTTCAACTTTTGTTACTGCTTTTGATGAAGTTATGATTGAAAAAGTTGTTGATAACTTAATTTCCAATTCAGTGAAATACTCCTTTGAGAACACACCTATATTGGTTAAGCTGAATTGCACAAAGAGCAAATGGATATTAGAGGTGAAAGATAGGGGATTAGGAATTAGTAAAATTGCCCAAAAACAATTATTTAAGGAGTTTTATCGGGGCGAAAATGCCATAAACTCTAAAGTTATTGGTTCCGGTATTGGCTTATTATTAGTGAAAAATTATGTCGATCTGCACGGAGGGAAAGTTATTTGTTCAAGTCAGGAAAATATTGGATCCACTTTTCAGGTTGTACTGCCAATTATAGAAACAGATAAGTTTAAAGAAAATAAACCAATACCCAATAAAATATTAATCAATCCAGAATATATAGGCGAAGATTTGAATAAAGGATTGCTTGATGTTATCGAGCCATCTGTTGATACAAAAATGAAAGTATTGATTGTTGAGGATAATGATTATTTGCAGGAATTTTTGAAATTAGCATTAACTTCCAGTTTTCAAGTATTTTTAGCTGCTGACGGAGAGCAGGCATGGAAAATTATTATTAAAGAGTTTCCGGATTTAGTTGTCTCAGATATTCTGATGCCAAACATGAATGGCTATGAGTTATGCCGCAAAATTAAATCAACCTATGAAACTTCGCATATTCCAATTATTTTATTAACAGCTTTATCTGATAAGGCTCAACAGCTAAAGGGCTTGGGACTTGGGGCAGATGATTATATCACAAAACCTTTTGATGTTACTCTTCTTCAACAGAAAATAAGAACTATTATTCAAAATCGTGAAGTTGCGCGGGATAAGGCCTTGAAAACTATTAATCTTAATGATGAGTGTGTTCAAATATATGATAATCAGCTTAATGAACAGTTTGTTAAGCAGATGGTGGAAGTTGTTCGGGAAAATATAAGTAATTCTAATTTCTCAAAGAATGATTTTGCATCTAAAATGAATGTTAGTCCTTCATTATTGTATAAAAAAGTAAAATCTCTTACAAATCAATCACCAACAGATTTTATTAAATCCATTCGACTTGATTATTCATTGACATTATTGCAATCAAAAAAATATTCCATAACGGAAATTAGTGAGTTATCCGGGTTTGCTACTGTGGGATATTATAGTACTGTTTTTAGGAAATATTACGGAAAATCACCTTCTCAGATTTTCTGA
- a CDS encoding RagB/SusD family nutrient uptake outer membrane protein, producing MMKRYINLLLKGWVFLMIIGLASCEDYLDKAPESEISKTDAFVNFYNFQGFVEELYCAVPDITTANWSCDWNLGDEVIERESAVWLNTAFDKGDYWAWTNTNWISYLDKGKVVTGKGQREQGLWPNAWYAIRKANLGLENLDNMVDATQEERDLIEGQLLFFRAWFHFKLMSFWGGLPYLDRALGSVEKLELPRLSYQECADKAAVDFERAAELLPTDWDGTVVGKDTEGNNQQRITKIMALAYAGKNYLYAGSPLMNYESTGSKTFNAEYCKKAADVFGELLKIVDAGQTNIALLNFSDYSALFYTDGRSTIPGGIGDTREAIFQCLVNGEWFKGCPWGPSALWTEANIGGGAVCPNARFVENYGMANGLPIDDPNSGYDANDPWANRDPRFYHDIIIDGDQVISGSAPADKEQFRYAQLFTGGASRQINKSGRSGYLLSKVTPMRINEIDGFNGNYMHLSYMRLADVYLMYAEAVLQGYGSAGSSANNYTLTAEGAFNKIRERAGAGIIDARYSGNKGKFMDEIIRERAMELGFEGDFRFQDLRRWLLADKQEYKEKTAVEFDRGADGKPVNYRERLVLTRVFEQKHYWLPLKVSDVTLYPSFGQNPGW from the coding sequence ATGATGAAAAGATATATAAATTTATTATTGAAGGGTTGGGTCTTTTTAATGATTATTGGGCTGGCCTCTTGCGAGGATTATTTAGATAAAGCACCTGAGTCTGAAATATCTAAAACAGATGCTTTTGTTAATTTCTATAATTTTCAAGGTTTTGTTGAAGAATTATATTGTGCTGTTCCTGATATTACTACTGCAAACTGGTCATGTGACTGGAACTTAGGTGATGAGGTAATTGAGAGAGAAAGTGCAGTTTGGTTAAATACTGCTTTTGATAAAGGAGATTATTGGGCTTGGACCAATACTAATTGGATTTCCTACTTGGATAAAGGTAAAGTAGTAACTGGAAAAGGCCAAAGAGAACAAGGGCTATGGCCAAATGCATGGTATGCCATTCGAAAAGCAAATCTGGGTCTTGAAAATCTGGACAATATGGTAGATGCTACTCAAGAGGAAAGAGATTTAATTGAAGGTCAATTATTGTTTTTCCGTGCTTGGTTTCATTTTAAACTCATGAGTTTTTGGGGAGGATTGCCATATCTTGATAGAGCATTAGGGTCGGTTGAAAAATTAGAGTTGCCTCGCCTAAGCTATCAGGAATGTGCTGATAAGGCTGCCGTAGATTTTGAGAGAGCCGCAGAATTATTACCGACTGATTGGGATGGTACTGTTGTAGGTAAAGATACAGAAGGTAATAACCAACAACGAATTACTAAAATTATGGCACTTGCATATGCAGGGAAAAACTATTTATATGCCGGGAGTCCATTAATGAATTATGAGTCAACAGGATCGAAAACCTTTAACGCAGAATACTGTAAAAAAGCAGCTGATGTGTTTGGTGAGTTACTTAAAATTGTTGATGCTGGTCAAACGAATATAGCCCTGCTGAATTTTAGTGATTATAGTGCTTTGTTTTATACTGACGGGCGTTCTACTATTCCAGGAGGTATTGGTGATACCAGAGAGGCTATTTTTCAATGCTTAGTAAATGGCGAGTGGTTTAAAGGTTGCCCTTGGGGACCAAGTGCGTTATGGACAGAAGCAAATATAGGAGGTGGGGCTGTTTGCCCAAATGCCAGATTTGTAGAAAATTATGGTATGGCAAATGGTTTACCTATTGATGATCCTAATTCGGGATACGATGCAAATGATCCGTGGGCAAATCGAGACCCTCGTTTCTATCATGATATTATCATTGATGGAGATCAAGTAATTAGTGGTTCAGCTCCTGCAGACAAAGAACAATTTAGATATGCACAGCTTTTTACTGGTGGGGCGAGTCGTCAAATTAACAAGTCAGGTAGATCTGGATACTTGCTTAGTAAGGTAACTCCAATGAGAATTAATGAAATTGATGGTTTTAATGGAAACTACATGCATCTTTCATATATGCGTTTAGCAGATGTTTATTTGATGTATGCTGAAGCTGTATTGCAAGGATACGGTTCTGCTGGCAGCAGTGCAAATAATTATACCTTAACTGCTGAAGGTGCATTTAATAAAATACGCGAACGGGCTGGCGCTGGTATTATTGATGCTCGGTATTCAGGTAATAAGGGCAAGTTTATGGACGAAATTATTCGTGAACGAGCTATGGAACTTGGATTTGAAGGAGATTTCCGCTTTCAAGACTTGAGACGTTGGTTGTTGGCTGATAAACAGGAATATAAAGAGAAAACGGCAGTTGAATTTGACCGCGGAGCAGACGGTAAACCTGTTAACTATCGTGAACGCCTAGTGTTAACCAGAGTGTTTGAACAAAAACATTATTGGTTGCCATTGAAAGTTTCTGATGTAACTCTTTACCCGTCTTTCGGGCAAAATCCTGGATGGTAA